The Corynebacterium sphenisci DSM 44792 genome includes the window TCGCCCGGGCGTGCCGGGCCCTGCGGGGCTTCGCGCTCACGGGTGATGCTCTCCTTCGGTGACCGGGCGGGTTCGCGGCGGATAGGCTTGGGCGGCCTCCGTCAACGAACCGAGTTTAGTGAAAGGGGCCCTCAGATGCCGCATTCCGGGATCCTGTGCGTGGGCGCGGGCGGGCAGCTGGGCCGTGCCCTGGCCGACCTCGGGGTGCCCGGGCTCACCCGCGCCGAGCTGGACCTGCGCGATGCCGCGGCGGTGGCCGCGCACCCCGGGATCGCGGCCGCGGCGGCGGTGATCAACTGCGCCGCGTACACCGACGTCGACGCCGCCGAGGCGGACCCGGCCGCCGCCTGGGCGGTGAACCGGGACGGGGCGGCGCACCTGGCCCGGGCCTGCGCCGCGGCCGGCACCCGGCTGGTGCACGTCTCCACCGACTACGTCTTCGGCGGCGCCGCCGCGGCGGGCGCCCCGGCGGAGCGGGCGGGCCGGGCCCCGCTGCCGGTGGACGCGCCCACCGCCCCGGACACCGTGTACGGGGCCTCCAAGCTCGCCGGGGAGCGCGCGGTGCGCGCCGCGGCCGCGGATCATCTGGTGGTGCGCACCGCCTGGGTGTTCAACGGCCGGGAGCGCGACTTCGTCTCCACCATGGTGCGCCTGGCCGCCGGGGACGCCCCGGTGCGGGTGGTCGCCGATCAGCACGGCAACCCCACCTACGTCCGGGATCTCGCCGCCGGGCTGCTGCGCGCCGCCCGGGGCGCCGCCCGGGGCACGGTGCACTGCACCGGGACGGGGGCGACCACCTGGTACGGCCTGGCCCGGGCGGTGTTCGAGCGGATCGGCGCGGACCCGGACCGGGTGCGGCCGTGCACCACCGCGGAGTTCCCGCGGCCGGCGCCGCGGCCGGCGTGGTCGGTGCTCGACGGGTCCTCCTGGACCGCGGCCGGGCTGGACCCGCTGCCGGGGTGGCGGGACGGGCTGGCCCGGGCGCTGCCCTAGGGTGGACGGGGTGAGCACCGCCCAAGAACGCCTCCCCCTCGGCGTGGTCACCGTCACCTACTCGCCCGGGCCGCATCTGGCCGCGCTGCTGGACTCGCTGCCGGCGGACACGGTGACCGTGCTGGCCGACAACGGCTCCGTCGACGGCGCCCCGGAGGCCGCCGCCGCGGCCCGGCCGAACGTGCGCCTGCTGCCCACCGGCGGCAACATCGGCTACGGCGCCGCCGCCAACCGCGGGATCGCGGAACTGGCCCGGATGCGCGACGCCGGGCGGATCCGGGGCGACCGGGTGCTGCTGGTCAACCCGGACGTGGTCTTCGCCCCCGGGGCGCTGGCCGCGCTCGACGAGTGCGCCCGGCGCAACCCCCGGGCGGCGGCGGTGGGCCCGCTCATCCGGGAGCCGGACGGGGGCGTGTACCCCTCGGCGCGGGCGGTGCCGGAACTGCGCTCCGGCACCGGGCACGCCCTGCTCTCCGGGATCTGGCCGGGCAACCCGTGGTCGGCCCGCTACCGGGCGGAGGCGGACCATTCCCGGGAGCGCGACGCCGGCTGGCTCTCCGGCTCCTGCCTGCTGCTGGACTGGGCGGCCTTCGACGCCGTCGGCGGCTTCGACGAGCGCTACTTCATGTACTTCGAGGACGTCGATCTCGGGGATCGGCTGGGTCGGGCGGGCTGGCGCAACGTGTACTGCCCGGCCGCGGAGATCCGGCACGCCCAGGGGCACAGCGCCACCCGGCACCGGGAGCGCACCGTGCGCGCGCACCACGACTCCGCCTACCGCTTCCTCGCCGATCGGCTGCCCGGGTGGTGGCGGGCCCCGCTGCGCGCGGCGCTGCGCGCCGGGCTGGCCCTGCGCGCCTCCGCCGTCCTGGCCCGGGCGCGGCGTAGGAATGATGGGTGACGTCCGAGGTCCGGACGCGCAGGAGGTGGAGCAATGGCAGGAACCGAGGCCCGGGCCGACGCGGTGATCCTGGTCGGCGGCAAGGGCACCCGGCTGCGCCCGCTGACCGTGGGCACCCCGAAGCCGATGCTGCCCACCGCGGGCGCGCCCTTCCTCACCCATCTGCTGGCCCGGATCCGCGATGCCGGGCTCACCCACGTGGTGCTGGGCACCTCCTACCGGGCGGAGGTCTTCGAGGAGCATTTCGGCGACGGCTCGGAGCTGGGCCTGGAGATCGACTACGTGGTGGAGTCGGAGCCGCTGGGCACCGGCGGCGCGATCCGCAACATCGCCTCCGCGCTGCGCCATGACACGGTGATGGTCTTCAACGGCGACGTGCTCGGCGGCACCGACCTGGGCGCCATCCTGGACACCCACGAATCGGCGGCCGCGGACGTCACCCTGCACCTGGTGCGGGTGGCCGATCCGCGCGCCTACGGCTGCGTGCCCACCGACGCCGACGGCCGGGTGCTGGAGTTCCTGGAGAAGACCCAGGATCCGCCCACCGACCAGATCAACGCCGGCTGCTACGTCTTCCGCCGCGAGGTGATCGAGGCGATCCCGGAGGGCCGGGCGATCTCGGTGGAGCGGGAGATCTTCCCGGCGCTGCTGGAGCGCGGCGCCGCGGTGCACGGCCACGTGGACCACTCCTACTGGCGGGACATGGGCACCCCGGCGGATTTCGTGCGCGGCTCCTCGGATCTGGTGCGCGGGATCGCGCCCAGCCCGCTGCTGGCCGGCCGGCATGGCGAGGCCCTGGTCGACGAGTCCGCCTCGGTGGGCGGCGGGGCGCTGCTCTACGGCGGCTCCGTGGTCGGCCGCGGCGCGGAGATCGGCGCCGGGGCGCGGCTGGATCAGACCGTGGTCTTCGACGGGGTGCGGATCGGCGCCGGGGCGGTGGTGGAGCGCTCCATCATCGCCGAGGGCGCCACCATCGGCCCGCGGGCGGTGATCCGGGACGCGGTGATCGGCGAGGGCGCGGACATCGGGGCGCGCTGCGAGTTCATCGGCGGGGCCCGGGTGTGGCCCGGGGTGGCGATCCCGGACGGGGGCGTGCGCTTCTCCACCGACGTGTGACGACCGGCGTTCGCCGCCGCGCCCGGACCCTCAAGGTGGCATTGATCCCCAAAGCGGGGGGATCACGGGGCCGTTCCCGCCGGATGGGACGGTTCCCGGTCGCCCGTTTTGTTTTCGGGCTTGACCAACCATGGGTGCCACGTGTGTAATCACAATCATGTGATTGCGGAACCTCCGCAATCGCCGGGTGTGGCCCGGCGAGTGTTTTTCAAGCGATGACGCCGATGGGAGGCCGGGTGGATGGACGAGTCCAGCGTGTTCGGCCGCGCCTCCGGGCGTGAGATGGATCTGGGGGATCTCGTGGGCGATGCGGCCGCCGTGGACCATATCCGGCCCCTGGCCGACTGGAGCGGCGATCTGCCGGGGCTTTTCGAGGCCGTGGAGCAGGACTGGCAGGAGCAGGCGCTGTGCGCGCAGACCGATCCGGAGGCCTTCTTCCCGGAGAAGGGCGGCTCCACCCGGGAGGCGAAGCGGATCTGCCGGGCCTGCGGGGTGCGCGACGAGTGCCTGGAGTTCGCCCTGGCCAATGACGAGCGCTTCGGCATCTGGGGCGGGCTCTCCGAGCGCGAGCGCCGCCGGCTGAAGAAGCGCCTCGGCTAGCCGCCGCCGACCCCGGCACCGCCTCACGCGGCCGGGGTCGTGCCGGATCCGGGGCTAGTCCGCCCAGCGCTCCCAGCGGGGGTCGATCTCCTCCGGGGGCATGTTCAGGTGCACCGCGACCAGCTGCACCAGGATCCGGGCGAGCAGATCCTCGGTCTCGGCCGGGCCCAGGGCGCGCAGCTCCACCGGGCGGCGGAAGATCACGATCCGCGGCCGGGTGGGCCGGCCCCGCTCGTCCACCCCGGCGGGGATGAGCCGGCCCAGCGGCACCGGCCCGTCGGAGGCGATCTCCTCCGGCAGCAGCGCCGCCGGGTCCAGGTGCATCCGCGGCACCGTGTCCACCGCGATGTCCAGGTGGGTGAGGTTGGCCCGCCAGCGCTCCTCGATCGGGGCGTAGGCGTCGAGCACCGCCTGGTCGAAGGCCTCCGCCCGGCTGCGCCAGCGCGGGGTCTCCGGGGGCAGCAGCGGCCCGCGCAGGCCGCGGCCGCGGGCGTCGTGGCGGCGTCGGGTGTGCATGGGGGCGATGCTAGGCGGCCGGGGCGGCGGTGCGGTCGAGGCGCGCTCGGCGGCGCCGGCGGGGGAGGGGATCCGGCCCGGCACTACCTAAAGGTCAAGTTTGGGTCTAGGCTTTCGGGCGTGAGTCGATTCCGTCGTTGCTGCCGTCCGGGCTGCGGCAAACCCGCCGTGGCCACCCTGACCTACGCCTACGCCGAGCAGACGGCCGTGGTGGGCCCGCTGGCCGCCGCCGCCGAACCGCACAGCTGGGACCTCTGCGAGCACCACGCCCACTCCATCACCGCCCCCTGGGGCTGGGAGCTGGTGCGCTACGACCTGCCCGGGGCCGAGGACGACGACGATCTCACCGCCCTGGCCGAGGCTGTGCGCGAGGCCGGCCGGCACGCCACCGGGCTGGTGCTGCGCGAGGAGGGCCGGCGCACCTGGGTCGAGGCCGATCCGGCCCGGCACCCCTCCCGCCGGCCCGGCCGGCCGCATCTGCGGGTGGTGCCCGACCCGGAGTAGCCGGCACCGGCGCGCACCCGGCCGCCCCCGCGCCGGGTAGACTCCACCTCCTGGATCGGGGCCCGACGGGGGCCCCGCGGACTCATCGGGAGCGAGCAGTGCGCACACGCAGCCGGGCGGCCGTCGACGAGGTGGTCAAGGCCTACGACATCCGGGGCATCGTCGGCGAGGGCATCGACGAGGACTTCGTCGCCGACGCCGGCGCCGCCTTCGGCCGGCTGATGGCCGCCGAGGGCGCGACCGGAGTGGTCGTCGGCCACGACATGCGCGACTCCTCGCCGGGGCTGGCCCGGGCCTTCGCCGCCGGGGTCGCCGGCCGCGGCCTGGACGTCGACTTCATCGGACTGGCCTCCACCGACGAGCTCTACTACGCCTCCGGCGCCCTGGACCGGCCCGGGGCCATGTTCACCGCCAGCCACAACCCCGCCGCCTACAACGGGATCAAGCTCTGCCGCGCCGGGGCCCGCCCGATCGGCCGGGACACCGGCCTGGCCGATATCGCGGACATGCTCGTCGCCGGCGTGCCCGCCGGCGACGCCGCCGGCGGCCAGGTGGTGCGCCGGGACCTGCTCGAGGACTACGCCGGGCATCTGCGATCGCTGGTGGACATCCCCGCCGGGCGCACCCCGGTGGTCGCCGTGGACGCCGGCAACGGCATGGCCGGGCTCACCGCCCCCGCGGTGCTCGGCCCGATCGCGGATCTGCGGCCGCTGTACTTCGAGCTCGACGGCACCTTCCCCAATCACGAGGCCAACCCCCTGGAGCCGGCGAACCTCGTCGACCTGCGGGAGTTCACCGTCGCCCAGGGCGCGGACATCGGCCTGGCCTTCGACGGGGACGCCGACCGCTGCTTCGTCATCGACGAGCGCGGGGAGCCGGTGAGCCCCTCGGCGATCTGCGCGCTCATCGCGGACCGGCACCTGCGCGCCGAACCCGGGGCCACCATCATCCACAACCTGATCACCTCCGCGGCGGTGCCCGAGCTCATCGCCGACCGCGGCGGCCGGGCGGTGCGCACCCGGGTCGGCCACTCCTACATCAAGGCGGAGATGGCCCGCACCGGCGCGGTCTTCGGCGGGGAGCACTCCGCGCACTACTACTTCCGGGAGTTCCACAACGCCGACTCCGGGATGCTCGCCGCGCTGCACGTGCTCGCCGCGCTCGCCGAATCCGGCGGCACCCTCTCCGAGCTGATGGACGGCTACGACCCCTACGAGCAGTCCGGGGAGATCAACTCCCGGCTCGCCGACTCCCGGGAGCAGGCCGCCCGCCGGGCCGCGGTCGCCGAGGCCTTCGCCGACCGGGCCGCGGCCATGGACGAGCTCGACGGGCTCACCGTGCACCTGGCGGATTCGCGGGCCTGGTTCAACGTGCGCGCCTCGAACACCGAGCCGCTGCTGCGGCTCAACGTGGAGGCGCCCACCCGCGCCGAGGTCGACGAGCTCACCGCGGAGGTCCTGGGCATCATCCGCGGCTGAGGCCCGCGCCCGGGCGCGGACGCGGCCGGCGCGGCACACTGGGGGCATGGACACCACCACCCTGCTGCTCCGGGCCGCCGGGGAGGGCGCCGCGCTGCGCGCGGCGGCCTCCGCCGCCGCCGAGGGCGTCTTCGACCGGCTGCCCGCCCCCCGCGCGGCGGTGCTCATCACCCGCGACGCCCCCGCCCGGCACGCCGCCGCGGCGGCGGCCGCCCTGGCCGCCGGGGAGCGCTGCCCGGTGCTCGCCGCGGACCGGCTGCCCCGCTTCGTCGGCGCCCTGGACCTGGTGGTGGGCCTCGGCGAGGACCCCGGGGATCCGGTGCTCGCCGAGGCGCTGGCCGAGGCCGCCCGCCGCGGGGCGGCCACCGCGCTCGCCGACCCCGGCGCCGGCCCGGTGCGCGCCGCCGCCGGCCCCGACTGCGCGGTCGCGCCCCGACCGGCCGGCGCCCCCGGGGGCGGCCTGCTCGGGCCCCTGGGCGTGGCGCTGGCCGCGCTCACCGCCGCCGGGGCGGTGGATCTGGCCCCGGCCGCGGTGCTCGCCGAGGTCGCCGACGCCGCGGACGCCGAGGCCGCCGCCTGCGCCCCGGACCGCGGGGAGCCGGTGAACCCGGCCCGGGTGCTCGGCTCCCGGCTGCGCGGCCGGCGCATCGTGCTCGCCGGGGACGGCGCCGAGTGGGCGGCGGTGGCCGGCTTCGGCGCGGCCCGGCTGCTCGAGGCCGGGGCGGCCGCGCACGCCACCGAGGTGACGGATCTGCTGCGCGCCTGGCCGGCGCTGGCCCCGTCGGAGGCGGACCTCTTCCACGACCCCCGGATCGACGGCCCGGCCGCCGGGGGCCCGGTGCTACCGTTGGAGGCGATCGTCGTGACCTCCCCGGAGGGGCTCGGGGCCATGCGCGCCCGGGTGGGCCGGTTGCCCGGGGTGCGGGTGGAATGCCCCGCGGCGGACGTGGAGGCGCGGCACCGGCTCAGCGGGCTCTGCGTCACCGCCGTGCGGCTGGCCGCCGCGGCGGCCTACGTGATGGAGGAGGACTAGCCGCCGATGGAGCGCATCGAGCCCGTGGCCCGGGCCTACCCCTGGGGTTCGCGGACCCGGATCCCGGAACTGCTGGGGGCGGACTCCCCGGCGAAGTCCCCGCTGGCGGAGCTGTGGTTCGGGGCCCATCCGCTGGCCCCGTCCACCATCGGCGGGGTGCCCCTGGACCAGGTGATCGCCGCCGACCCGGCCGGCCAGCTCGGCGGCGCCGGGGAGCTGCCCTTCCTGCTGAAGGTGCTCGCCGCGGCGGCGCCGCTGAGCCTGCAGGCCCACCCCACCCGGGAGCAGGCCGAGGCCGGCTACGCCGCCGAGGACGCCGCCGGGATCGCGCGCACCGCCGCGGAGCGCAACTACCGGGACCGCAACCACAAACCGGAGCTCATCGTGGCGCTCACCGAGTTCCACGCCCTGGCCGGCTTCCGCCCGGTGCCGCGCACCCGGGAGCTGCTCGCCGAGCTCGCCATCCCGGAGCTGGACCGGTACACGGTGCTGCTCGACGGGGCCGACGGGCTGCGCGGGCTGTTCACCACCTGGCTCACCCTGCCGGCCACGGCGCTGGCCGGCCTGGTGGAGGCGGTGCGGGCGCGCTGCGCGGACTACGCCGGGGCGGGCTGGGTCGCCGAGGTCGCCGGCACCGTCGCCGATCTCGCCGAACGCTACCCCGGTGACCCGGGGGTGCTCGCCGCGCTGCTGCTCAACCGGATCACCCTGGCCCCCGGGGAGGCGGCCTTCCTCGGCGCCGGCAACCTGCACGCCTACCTCGACGGCCTCGGCGTGGAGATCATGGCCAACTCGGACAATGTGCTGCGCGGCGGGCTCACCGCCAAGCACGTCGACGTGGTGGAGCTGCTGCGGGTGCTCTCCTTCGAGCCGGTGGCCGACCCGGTGGTGCGCCCGGAGCGCATCGGGGCGCTGCGCCGCTACCCGGTGCCCGCCGAGGAGTTCGCGCTCACCGTCGCCGAGGTCGGCGGGGGCGCGGACACCACGGTGCAGGGTCCGGCGATTCTGCTGGTCACCGACGGCGCCGCCCGGATCGGCGGGGCCGAGGTGCCCCGCGGGGCGGCGGTGTGGCTGCCTGCGGCGGAGGCCGCCGGGGTGACCGCCCTGGACCGCGCCGAGGTGTTCATCGCCACCCCGGGCGCCGGCTGCGGCGGCGCCGCGGCCGGGGCGGCCCGACCGGGGGCCTAGCCCCGCGGGGCCGCAGGGGGCCTCAGCGGGCCGGGGTGGGTGCGGCCGGCGGCCGGCCGTCGCCGCCG containing:
- the rfbD gene encoding dTDP-4-dehydrorhamnose reductase, which translates into the protein MPHSGILCVGAGGQLGRALADLGVPGLTRAELDLRDAAAVAAHPGIAAAAAVINCAAYTDVDAAEADPAAAWAVNRDGAAHLARACAAAGTRLVHVSTDYVFGGAAAAGAPAERAGRAPLPVDAPTAPDTVYGASKLAGERAVRAAAADHLVVRTAWVFNGRERDFVSTMVRLAAGDAPVRVVADQHGNPTYVRDLAAGLLRAARGAARGTVHCTGTGATTWYGLARAVFERIGADPDRVRPCTTAEFPRPAPRPAWSVLDGSSWTAAGLDPLPGWRDGLARALP
- a CDS encoding glycosyltransferase family 2 protein, encoding MDGVSTAQERLPLGVVTVTYSPGPHLAALLDSLPADTVTVLADNGSVDGAPEAAAAARPNVRLLPTGGNIGYGAAANRGIAELARMRDAGRIRGDRVLLVNPDVVFAPGALAALDECARRNPRAAAVGPLIREPDGGVYPSARAVPELRSGTGHALLSGIWPGNPWSARYRAEADHSRERDAGWLSGSCLLLDWAAFDAVGGFDERYFMYFEDVDLGDRLGRAGWRNVYCPAAEIRHAQGHSATRHRERTVRAHHDSAYRFLADRLPGWWRAPLRAALRAGLALRASAVLARARRRNDG
- a CDS encoding sugar phosphate nucleotidyltransferase, with protein sequence MAGTEARADAVILVGGKGTRLRPLTVGTPKPMLPTAGAPFLTHLLARIRDAGLTHVVLGTSYRAEVFEEHFGDGSELGLEIDYVVESEPLGTGGAIRNIASALRHDTVMVFNGDVLGGTDLGAILDTHESAAADVTLHLVRVADPRAYGCVPTDADGRVLEFLEKTQDPPTDQINAGCYVFRREVIEAIPEGRAISVEREIFPALLERGAAVHGHVDHSYWRDMGTPADFVRGSSDLVRGIAPSPLLAGRHGEALVDESASVGGGALLYGGSVVGRGAEIGAGARLDQTVVFDGVRIGAGAVVERSIIAEGATIGPRAVIRDAVIGEGADIGARCEFIGGARVWPGVAIPDGGVRFSTDV
- a CDS encoding WhiB family transcriptional regulator, producing MDESSVFGRASGREMDLGDLVGDAAAVDHIRPLADWSGDLPGLFEAVEQDWQEQALCAQTDPEAFFPEKGGSTREAKRICRACGVRDECLEFALANDERFGIWGGLSERERRRLKKRLG
- a CDS encoding metallopeptidase family protein gives rise to the protein MHTRRRHDARGRGLRGPLLPPETPRWRSRAEAFDQAVLDAYAPIEERWRANLTHLDIAVDTVPRMHLDPAALLPEEIASDGPVPLGRLIPAGVDERGRPTRPRIVIFRRPVELRALGPAETEDLLARILVQLVAVHLNMPPEEIDPRWERWAD
- a CDS encoding DUF3499 domain-containing protein, whose amino-acid sequence is MSRFRRCCRPGCGKPAVATLTYAYAEQTAVVGPLAAAAEPHSWDLCEHHAHSITAPWGWELVRYDLPGAEDDDDLTALAEAVREAGRHATGLVLREEGRRTWVEADPARHPSRRPGRPHLRVVPDPE
- a CDS encoding phosphomannomutase/phosphoglucomutase — its product is MRTRSRAAVDEVVKAYDIRGIVGEGIDEDFVADAGAAFGRLMAAEGATGVVVGHDMRDSSPGLARAFAAGVAGRGLDVDFIGLASTDELYYASGALDRPGAMFTASHNPAAYNGIKLCRAGARPIGRDTGLADIADMLVAGVPAGDAAGGQVVRRDLLEDYAGHLRSLVDIPAGRTPVVAVDAGNGMAGLTAPAVLGPIADLRPLYFELDGTFPNHEANPLEPANLVDLREFTVAQGADIGLAFDGDADRCFVIDERGEPVSPSAICALIADRHLRAEPGATIIHNLITSAAVPELIADRGGRAVRTRVGHSYIKAEMARTGAVFGGEHSAHYYFREFHNADSGMLAALHVLAALAESGGTLSELMDGYDPYEQSGEINSRLADSREQAARRAAVAEAFADRAAAMDELDGLTVHLADSRAWFNVRASNTEPLLRLNVEAPTRAEVDELTAEVLGIIRG
- the manA gene encoding mannose-6-phosphate isomerase, class I; its protein translation is MERIEPVARAYPWGSRTRIPELLGADSPAKSPLAELWFGAHPLAPSTIGGVPLDQVIAADPAGQLGGAGELPFLLKVLAAAAPLSLQAHPTREQAEAGYAAEDAAGIARTAAERNYRDRNHKPELIVALTEFHALAGFRPVPRTRELLAELAIPELDRYTVLLDGADGLRGLFTTWLTLPATALAGLVEAVRARCADYAGAGWVAEVAGTVADLAERYPGDPGVLAALLLNRITLAPGEAAFLGAGNLHAYLDGLGVEIMANSDNVLRGGLTAKHVDVVELLRVLSFEPVADPVVRPERIGALRRYPVPAEEFALTVAEVGGGADTTVQGPAILLVTDGAARIGGAEVPRGAAVWLPAAEAAGVTALDRAEVFIATPGAGCGGAAAGAARPGA